The nucleotide window ATGAGGAGCGATCCCCTTCCAGCTTGCACAGCCGAGGAGTGAACGAGGGTTTACCTAGAAGGTACTGAGCGGTAGGCCGGTCGTCATCCGGCCCGTCGTGTGATCGCGCGCACGTTGCGTAACCGCCTTCCGGGCGCTGCACTGACAGCATGCTGACGCGAATCGACCACATCGGGATCGCCTGTTTCGACCTCGACGCGACCGTCGAGTTCTACCGGGCCACGTACGGCTTCGAGGTGTTCCACTCCGAGGTCAACGAGGAGCAGGGCGTGCGCGAGGCCATGCTCAAGATCAATGAGACGTCCGACGGCGGCGCCTCCTACCTGCAGCTCCTGGAGCCCACCCGGGAGGACTCCGCGGTGGGGAAATGGCTGGCCAAGAACGGTGAGGGCGTCCATCACATCGCCTTCGGCACGGCCGACGTCGACGCGGACGCGGCGGCCGTCCGGGGCAAGGGCGTACGCGTGCTGTACGACGAGCCGCGCAGGGGTTCGATGGGGTCCAGGATCACGTTTCTGCACCCGAAGGACTGCCACGGTGTTCTGACAGAACTGGTCACTTCGGCGCCAGTTGAGTCACTCGAGCACTGACCTCCGTATATCTGGGCCGGTAGGGTTGGGCACGGCCGTCGCCTCTTCGGGGCGGTCCGGGTCCTCATCGTCAGGATCCGAGGGCCGGGGTCCAGGTTTCGGGGGATGAGCGTCGGGGCAGCAGCCCGTGCTCCGCCGTTGATCTGACACCATTCCCCGGGGGCCCCGTCCGGCAGATGGACGGTGCTCGTTTGGAGAGACTTGCGACCAGGGGACGGATGGGACCGCGCAGTGCGGGGCTACGAACGCCAGGAGCGAGAGCCGGCGGCTGACGTCGACCACCTCTCTCGGTTCGAGGCCGAGATGGAACGGCTGAAGACCGAGCGGGAGAAGGCCGTCCAGCACGCCGAGGACCTCGGCTATCAGGTCGAGGTGCTGCGCGCCAAGCTGCACGAGGCGCGGCGCGCTCTGGCGACCCGTCCTGCCTACGACAGCGCCGACATCGGCTACCAGGCCGAGCAGATGCTCCGTAACGCGCAGGTCCAGGCCGACCAGCTGCGCCAGGACGCCGAGCGGGAGCTGAGCCAGGCCCGCGCGCAGACGCAGCGGATCCTCCAGGAGCACGCCGAGCAGGCCGCCCGCCTGCAGGCGGAGCTGCACCAGGAGGCGGTCAACCGCCGTCAGCAGCTCGACCAGGAGCTGGCCGAGCGCCGGCAGAGCGTCGAGTCGCACGTCAACGAGAACGTGGCGTGGGCCGAGCAGCTGCGGGCCCGCAGCGAGCAGCAGGCCCGCCGGCTGATCGACGAGTCGCGCAGCGAGGCCGAGCAGGCCCTGGCCGCCGCCCGCGCGGAGGCCGAGCGGGTCGCGGGCGAGGCCCGCCAGCGGCTGCAGAGCGACGCCGAGCGGGCGCGCGCGGAGGCCGAGGCGCTGCTGCGCCGGGCCCGCACCGACGCCGAGCGGCTGCTGAACGCGGCCTCGACGCAGGCCCAGGAGGCCACCGAGCACGCCGAGCAGCTGCGCAGCTCCACCGCGTCCGACTCGGACAACGCCCGCCGGCAGGCCAGTGAGCTGAGCCGCGCCGCCGAGCAGCGCATCAACGAGGCCGAGACGGCCCTGCGCGAGGCGCGGGCCGAGGCGGAGAAGCTCCTCGCCGAGGCGAAGGAGGCCGCGTCCAAGACGCTCGCCGGCGCGGAGTCCTCGAACGAACAGCGCACCCGTACGGCCAAGGAGCAGGTCGCCCGGCTGGTCAGCGAGGCCAGCAAGGAGGCCGAGGCCACCAGGGCGGAGGCCGAGCAGGCCGTCGCGGACGCCCGCGCCAAGGCCGAGAAGATCATCGCCGAGGCCGAGGAGAACGCCCGCAGCCTCACCGCCGAGGAGACCGCCTCCCAGCTCGCCAAGGCCGCCCGTACGGCCGAGGAGGTCCTGAACAAGGCGGCCGAGGAAGCCAAGGCGACCACCCGGGCCGCGTCCGAGGAGGCCGAGCGGATCCGCGCCGGGGCGGAGGCCGAGGCGGACCGGCTGCGCGCCGAGGCGCACGACATCGCCGAGCAGCTCAAGGGCACGGCGAAGGACGACACCAAGGAGTACCGCGCCAAGACGGTCGAGCTGCAGGAGGAGGCGCGCCGCCTGCGCGGTGACGCCGAGCAGCTGCGCGCGGACGCCAACGCCGAGGGCGAGAAGATCCGCGCCGAGGCCCGGCGCGAGGCCGTCCAGCAGATCGAGGAGGCGGCCAGGACCGCCGAGGAGCTGCTCTCCAAGGCGAAGGCCGACGCGGACGAGCTGCGGTCCAACGCCGCCACGGAGAGCCAGCGGGTCCGTACCGAGGCCATCGAGCGCGCCACGACGCTGCGCCGGCAGGCCGAGGAGACGCTGGAGCGCACCCGCGCGGAGGCCGAGCGGCACCGCACGGAGGCCGTCGAGCAGTCCGAGGAGATCAAGGCCGAGGCCGAGCGGGCCGCCGCCGGGCTGCACGAGGACACCGAGCGGGCCGTGGCGGCCCGGCAGGCCGAGGCCGCCGAGGGGCTGGCCCGGCTGCACACGGAGGCCGAGGAGCGCCTCGCCTCCGCCGAGCAGGCGCTGACGGAGGCCCGCGAGGAGGCCGAGCGGATCCGCCGCGAGGCCGCCGAGGAGATCGACCGGCTGCGCACGGAGGCCGCCGAGCGGATCCGTACGCTGCAGGCGCAGGCCGAGACGGAGGCCGAGCGGCTGCGCACGGAGGCCGCCTCGGACGCGGCGGCGTCGCGGGCCGAGGGCGAGTCCGTCGCCGTACGGCTGCGGTCGGACGCCGCGGCGGAGGCCGAGCGGCTGAAGTCGGAGGCCCAGGACACCGCCGACCGCGTACGGACTGAGGCGCAGGCGGCCGCCGAGCGGCTCGCCACGGAGGCCGCCGAGGCGCTGTCCGCGGCCCAGGAGGAGGCGGCCAGGCGCCGCCGCGAGGCCGAGGAGCTCCTCGGCGCCGCACGCCAGGAGGCGGACCAGGAGCGCGAGCGGGCCCGCGAGCAGAGCGAGGAGCTGCTGGCCTCCGCGCGCAACCGCGTGGAGGAGGCCCAGACCGAGGCCGTCCGGCTGGTCGAGGAGGCGGACCGCCGAGCGACCGAGATGGTGTCGGCCGCCGAGCAGACCGCGCAGCAGGTGCGCGACGCCGTGGCCGGGCTGCACGAGCAGGCCCAGGAGGAGATCACCGGCCTGCGCAGCGCCGCCGAGCACGTGGCGGAGCGGATGCGCACCGAGGCGCAGCAGGAGGCCGACCGGGTCCGCGCCGACGCGCACGCGGAGCGGGAGCGGGCGGCCGAGGACGGCAACCGGATCCGGCGCGAGGCGCAGGAGGAGTCGGAGGCCGCGAGGTCGCTGGCGGAGCGCACGGTCTCGGAGGCGATCGCCGAGTCGGAGCGGCTGCGGTCGGACGCCTCGGAGTACGTCCAGCGGGCCCGCACGGAGGCCTCGGACGCCATCGCGGCGGCCGAACAGGACGCCTCGCGCTCCCGGGCCGAGGCCCGGGAGGACGCCAACCGCATCCGGTCGGACGCGGCGGCGCAGGCGGACACCCTCATCACCGAGACGACGGCCGAGGTCGAGCGGCTCACCGCGGAGACGAACCAGGAGGCGGAGCGCGTCCGCGCCGAGTCCGTGGCGAAGGCCGAGAAGCTCATCTCGGACGCGACGGGCGACGCGGAGCGGCTGCGCGCCGAGGCGGCCGAGACGGTCGGCTCCGCGCAGCAGCACGCCGAGCGGATCCGGTCCGACGCGCAGCGCGTCAAGACCGAGGCCGCCGCGGAGGCCGACCGCCTCATGTCGAACGCCCGTGACGAGGCCGACGACACGCTGGACAAGGCGCGCAAGGAAGCCAACAAGCGGCGTTCCGAGGCGGCCGAGCAGGTCGACAAGCTGATCACGGAGACGACCGCCGAGGCCGACAAGCTGCTCACCGAGTCCCAGCAGAGCGCGCGCAAGATGACCGCGGACGCCGAGACGCAGGCCGACACGATGGTGGGCGCGGCGCGCAGCGAGGCGGAGCGGCTGCTCTCCGAGGCGACCGTGGAGGGCAACACGCGGGTGGAACGGGCCAGGGCCGACGCCGACGAGCTGCTGGTCGGCGCGCGCCGGGACGCGACGGCCATAAGGGAGCGGGCCGAGGAGCTGCGCGACCGGATCACCGGCGAGATCGAGGACCTGCACGAGCGGGCCCGCCGCGAGTCCGCCGAGACGATGAAGGCGGCCGGCGACCGGTGCGACGCGCTGATCAGGGCCGCCGAGGACCAGCTGAAGGAGGCCGAGGCGAAGGCCAAGGACCTGGTGTCGGAGGCCAACTCCGAGGCGAGCAAGGTCCGGATCGCCGCCGTCCGCAAGGCGGAGGGGCTCCTGAAGGAGGCCGAGCAGAAGAAGGCCACGCTCATCGCCGAGGCCGAGGGCATCAGGTCCGAGGCGGTCCGCGAGGCCCGGGCCGCGGTCGAGGAGGGCAAGCGGGAGCTGGAGGTGCTGGTGCGCCGCCGGCAGGACATCAATGCCGAGATCTCCCGTGTCCAGGACGTCCTGGAGGCGTTGGAATCCTTTGAGGCGCCGTCGAGTGGGAAGGACGGTGGCGTCAAGGCGGGCGCTGCGGTCGGTTCGCCCCGTTCGGGTGGCAAGCCGTCGGAAGGCTAGCCAAACCGGCAACTTCCGTGCTTGGCAGGGGGCTTCAGCGGGGCTCCCTGGCAAGCGTTCCGGCCGTTAGCCACCAAAAAGGGTGTCATTCTCCATATCAATCGGGCTACTGCTCGATGACACACCGTTTTGGCCCCTAGGATTCCACCTATCACCTCACCGGTCTCATTCGACAGGAACCCCATGAGCGACACTTCCCCCTACGGCTTCGAGCTTGTGCGGCGTGGGTACGACCGCGCTCAGGTGGACGAACGCATTTCGAAGCTCGTCTCCGACCGTGACAGCGCTCTGGCCCGTATCACTGCTCTCGAGAAGCGCATCGAGGAACTCCATCTCGAAACGCAGAACGCCCAGGCCCAGGTAAGCGACGCCGAGCCGTCGTACGCCGGCCTCGGTGCCCGCGTCGAGAAGATCCTCCGCCTCGCCGAGGAGGAGGCCAAGGACCTGCGCGAGGAGGCCCGCCGAGCGTCGGAGCAGCACCGCGAGCTCGCCGAATCGGCGGCCCAGCAGGTGCGCAACGACGCAGAATCGTTCGCTGCGGACCGCAAGTCCAAGGCGGAGGACGAGGGCGTCCGGATCGTCGAGAAGGCCAAGTCCGACGCCTCCCAGCTGCGCCAGGAGGCGACCAAGGACGCCCAGTCGAAGCGTGAGGAGGCGGACGCCCTCTTCGAGGAGACCCGTGCGAAGGCCGCGCAGGCCGCCGCCGACTTCGAGACGAACCTCGCCAAGCGCCGTGAGCAGTCCGAGCGTGACCTGGCCTCGCGCCAGGCCAAGGCCGAGAAGCGTCTCGCGGAGATCGAGCACCGTGCGGAGCAGCTGCGGCTCGAGGCCGAGAAGCTGCGTACGGACGCCGAGCGCCGCGCCCGTCAGACGGTGGAGACGGCTCAGCGCCAGGCCGAGGACATCGTGGCCGACGCGAACGCCAAGGCCGACCGCATCCGGTCCGAGTCCGAGCGGGAACTCGCGGCTCTCACCAACCGGCGCGACTCGATCAACGCGCAGCTCACGAACGTGCGCGAGATGCTGGCGACGCTCACGGGGGCGGCCGTGGCCGCCGCGGGCGCTCCCGAGGACGAGCCCGCCACCCGTGGGGTGCCGGCCCAGCAGTCCCGGTAGGCACCGGCACCGTCCCGGCAGGCACCGGGACGGTGCGGATCGTGGGTGAGCTGCAGGCCGGCTGTGGCCGGCTGCGCAGTTCCCCGCGCCCCTTCGGGCGTACCTTCGGAGCCCCCTGCCTTTAAGTGGCAGGGGGCTTTGTCGCGTTTTAGCGTGGGCCCATGATCGAGGTCGAGGGGCTCAGCAAGCGGTACGGCGAGAAGACGGCCGTGAACCGTCTGACGTTCGCCGTGCGGCCCGGGATCGTCACCGGGTTCCTGGGGCCCAACGGCGCCGGGAAGTCCACGACCATGCGGATGATGCTCGGGCTCGACCGGCCGACCGCGGGGGACGTCCGTATCGACGGGCAGCACTACGACCGCCTCGACGACCCGCTCAAGCACATCGGCGCCCTCCTCGACGCCAAGGCCGTGCACGGCGGCCGCAGCGCCTTCAACCACCTGCTGTGCCTCGCGCAGAGCAACGGCATCCCGCGCGGCCGGGTGCACGAGGTCCTCGACACCGTCGGCCTCACCGCGGTGGCGAGGAAGAAGGCCAAGGGCTTCTCGCTCGGCATGGGGCAGCGGCTCGGCATCGCCGGCGCGCTGCTCGGCGACCCGCGCATCCTGATGTTCGACGAGCCGGTCAACGGGCTCGACCCCGAGGGCATCCACTGGATCCGCAACCTGATGAAATCCCTCGCCGCCCAGGGCCGTACCGTCTTCGTCTCCTCGCACCTGATGAGCGAGATGGCGCTGACCGCCGACCACCTCGTCGTCATCGGCCAGGGCCGGCTGCTCGCCGACACGTCCATGGCCGGCTTCATCCGGGAGAACTCCCGCTCGTACGTACGCATCCGGTCGCCCCAGCGGGAGCTGCTGCTCGACGTGCTGCACCGGGCCGGGATCACGGCCGTCGAGGCGGGCGGCGAGACGCTGGAGGTGGACGGCCGGCGGCCGCAGGACATCGGTGAGCTGGCCGCGCAGCACCGGATCGTGCTGCACGAACTGAGCCCCCAGCAGGCCTCGCTGGAGGAGGCCTTCATGCGGCTCACGGCGGAGTCGGTGGAGTACCACGCGCACGCCGGCCCGTCCCTCGGCGACCCGCCGCCCACCGCCGTGCCCCCGCCCCCGCGCCGGGAGCCGTGGGGCGACGACCGGAAGAAGGGCTGACCCCATGGCCGCGACCCAGGTCCTGAGATCCGAGTGGACCAAGATCCGGTCGGTGGCGTCCACGGTGTGGACGCTGGGTCTCGCCGCCCTGGTGACCGTCGTGCTCGGCGCGCTGATCTCGCTGCTGTCCAAGAACGAGTTCGACGACATGAGCACGCAGGACCGGCTCTCCTTCGACCCCACCTACATCAGTTTCGCCGGGATGAGCCTCGGCCAGCTGGCGATGATCGTGTTCGGCGTGCTGGTGGTGTCGAACGAGTACAGCACCGGCATGATCCGCACCTCGCTCGCCGCCGTACCGCGGCGCGGCACGTTCCTCCTCGGCAAGATGGCGGTGGCGACCGGCCTCGCCTTCGTCGTGGCCCTCGTCACCAGCTTCGCCGCCTTCTTCCTCGGCCAGGCCGTGCTCGGCTCCCACAAGGCGTCGATCGGCGACCCCGGCGTGCTGCGCGCGGTCATCGGCGGCGGCCTCTACATGACCCTCATCGCCGTCTTCTCGATGGGCGTCGCCACGATGCTGCGCAGCCCGATGCTCTCCCTCGGCATCCTGATGCCGTTCTTCTTCCTGATCTCGGCCGTCCTCGGCAACGTCTCCGCCACGAAGAAGATCGGGCGGTTCCTGCCCGACCAGGCGGGCAGCAAGATCATGCAGGTGGTCGCCCCGCTCGACGACGACGTACCGTACGGGCCCTGGGGCGGCCTGGGCATCATGGCGCTGTGGGTGGTCCTCGCGGTGGCCGGCGGGTACGTGATGCTGAAGCGACGGGACGCGTAGGGCGGGATTTTTACCTGGCTTTGAAGGGAACCGTCAGCGCCCGGCTATCCTCCTAACCCTTACGGGGGGCGTGTGCCCCGATGTCCTGAACCTTTTCGATGGGTGCGGAGAATGATCGAGGCAGTCGGCCTGACGAAGCGCTACGGCGACAAGACGGCCGTGTACAACCTTTCCTTCCAGGTCAGGCCGGGCTCCGTCACCGGCTTCCTCGGCCCCAACGGGTCGGGCAAGTCGACGACCATGCGGATGATCCTGGGGCTCGACAACCCCAGCGCCGGGCAGGTGACGATCGGCGGCCACCCTTACCGCAGGCTGCCCAACGCCCCCCGCCAGGTCGGCGCGCTGCTCGACGCCAAGGCCGTGCACGGCGGCCGGCACGCCCGCAACCACCTGCTGTGCCTGGCGCAGCTGTCGGGCATCCCGGCCCGCCGGGTGGACGAGGTGCTCGGTGTCGTGGGGCTCCAGGACGTGGCGAAGAAGCGCTCCAAGGGCTTCTCGCTCGGCATGGGGCAGCGGCTCGGCATCGCGGCCGCGCTGCTCGGCGACCCGCAGGTGCTGCTGTTCGACGAACCGATCAACGGGCTCGACCCCGAGGGCATCCTCTGGGTGCGCAACCTGATGAAGTCCCTGGCCGCGGAGGGCCGGACGGTCTTCGTCTCCTCGCACCTGATGAGTGAGATGGCCGTCACCGCCGACCACCTGATCGTGATCGGCCGCGGCCAGCTGCTCGCCGACATGAGCGTGCGCGACTTCATCTCGCACAACTCCGCCGACTTCGCGCGGGTACGCACCCCCGGCACCGATCCCGCCCAGCGCGAGAAGCTGACGGCCGCCCTCACGGAGGCCGGCGGCCAGGTGATGCCGGAGCAGGACGGCGGGCTGCGTGTCACCGGTCTGCCGCTCCCCCGCATCAGCGATCTCGCGCACGACGCCGACGTACGGCTGTGGGAGCTCTCCCCGCACCAGGCCTCGCTGGAGGAGGCGTACATGCGGATGACACAGGGCTCCGTCGACTACCGCTCCACCACCGACCAGCGCGCGGGCCTCCAGCAGCAGCTGCCGCCCGGCATGGTGCCGCAGCCGCAGATGCCGGTACCGGGACAGGGCCAGCCCGGCTGGTACGCGCCGCCGTCGCCCCAGCAGGGCGGGCAGCCGTTCGCGATGCCCCAGGGGCAGCCGCCCGCGGGCCCCTACGGCGCTCCGGGCGTCCCGGGCGCCGGGGAGCCCAACCCCTACGCGCAGCCCGCCCAGCCGGCGCCCGCGCAGCCCGCGCCCGTGCAGCCGCCGGCCGCCCCCGCGCAGCCCTCCGCCGCCCCCGACCTGACCAAGCCCGAGGACGCCCGATGAGCACGCCCCAGCCGCAGACGCACCAGCAGGCCGCCCCTGCCCCGAACTGGCAGCAGGCGCCCGGGACCTCGTACACCTCGCCGATCCCGATCGTCCGCACCCATCTCGGACACGCGCTCGCCTCGGAGTGGACGAAGATCAAGTCGGTGCGCTCCACGGTGTGGACGCTCGGCGTCTTCCTGCTCCTGGTCGTGGGGATCGGCCTCCTCGTCGCCGCCAACACGAGCGACAACGACTACGGGGACGTCCCCTATACGATCCCGGCCTTCTTCGGACTGATCCTCGGGCAGATCTGCCTGATCACCCTGGGCGTGCTCGTCGTCTCGTCCGAGTACGGCACGGGCATGATCCGTACCACGTTCACGGCCTCGCCGCAGCGCCACCGGGTGCTCACCGCGAAGCTGCTGATCTTCTTCGCCGTCGCGTTCGTCGTGTCGGCCCTCGCCATCGGGTTCGTCGGCCTCATCACGTCGGGCCTGCACAGCGGGGCGTCGGACACCGCGTGGGGCGGGACCGTCCTGAAGGGCGCGCTCTACGTGTCGCTGCTCGGCGTGCTGGCGCTCGCCGTGGGGTCGATGCTGCGGCACTCCGCGGGCGCGATCACCGCGATGCTCGGCCTGGTGCTCGTCCCGGCGATCCTGCCCGCGTTCCTGATGATCTCCGACAGCATGCGCACGCTCGGCGAGAAGATGATGGACTACGCCGCCCCGAACGCGCTCGCCAAGATCTTCGAGCTCGACACGGACAACGGGACCGGCGGCCCGCAGCTCCTCCTGCTCGTCTGTGTGACGGCGGCGGCCATCGCGGGCGCCTACACGCTCCTGGAGCGGCGCGACGTGTAGCAGGAACGTGCCGTCGCCGCCCGAGGCCTCAGAACCTCGGCGCGTTCCGGGACCGCTGCACCCTCGTGGTGCGGCGGTCCTTCGCGTTCCAGCAGGCCTTGTGCCAGTGGCGGCGCTCGTCCACCCCGGAGTGCTCGGGCCAGGCCACCACGTGCGGGACGCCGGAGGGGATCTGCTGGTCGCAGCCGGGGCAGCGGTACGTCTTGCCCTGCGCGCTCGCGCCCGCCACGTGCCGTACGCTCCAGGACTCGCCCTGCCAGCTCTCCGAGGACTGCCAGCCCCCGTACCGGCCGGACGGATCCTCGTCCGCGCTCCGGCCGGAGCCATCGGCACGGGGGCGGTTGCGGCGCGGGGACACAGGACACCTCACGGAGCTGTACAGGGGGCGGGGCGGCACGGGCTGCGCCCAGCCTACGCGGAGCACCCAGGGGTGCGCGTACGTCACCAAACCCTACGGAATCCC belongs to Streptomyces sp. V3I8 and includes:
- the scy gene encoding polarized growth protein Scy, yielding MRGYERQEREPAADVDHLSRFEAEMERLKTEREKAVQHAEDLGYQVEVLRAKLHEARRALATRPAYDSADIGYQAEQMLRNAQVQADQLRQDAERELSQARAQTQRILQEHAEQAARLQAELHQEAVNRRQQLDQELAERRQSVESHVNENVAWAEQLRARSEQQARRLIDESRSEAEQALAAARAEAERVAGEARQRLQSDAERARAEAEALLRRARTDAERLLNAASTQAQEATEHAEQLRSSTASDSDNARRQASELSRAAEQRINEAETALREARAEAEKLLAEAKEAASKTLAGAESSNEQRTRTAKEQVARLVSEASKEAEATRAEAEQAVADARAKAEKIIAEAEENARSLTAEETASQLAKAARTAEEVLNKAAEEAKATTRAASEEAERIRAGAEAEADRLRAEAHDIAEQLKGTAKDDTKEYRAKTVELQEEARRLRGDAEQLRADANAEGEKIRAEARREAVQQIEEAARTAEELLSKAKADADELRSNAATESQRVRTEAIERATTLRRQAEETLERTRAEAERHRTEAVEQSEEIKAEAERAAAGLHEDTERAVAARQAEAAEGLARLHTEAEERLASAEQALTEAREEAERIRREAAEEIDRLRTEAAERIRTLQAQAETEAERLRTEAASDAAASRAEGESVAVRLRSDAAAEAERLKSEAQDTADRVRTEAQAAAERLATEAAEALSAAQEEAARRRREAEELLGAARQEADQERERAREQSEELLASARNRVEEAQTEAVRLVEEADRRATEMVSAAEQTAQQVRDAVAGLHEQAQEEITGLRSAAEHVAERMRTEAQQEADRVRADAHAERERAAEDGNRIRREAQEESEAARSLAERTVSEAIAESERLRSDASEYVQRARTEASDAIAAAEQDASRSRAEAREDANRIRSDAAAQADTLITETTAEVERLTAETNQEAERVRAESVAKAEKLISDATGDAERLRAEAAETVGSAQQHAERIRSDAQRVKTEAAAEADRLMSNARDEADDTLDKARKEANKRRSEAAEQVDKLITETTAEADKLLTESQQSARKMTADAETQADTMVGAARSEAERLLSEATVEGNTRVERARADADELLVGARRDATAIRERAEELRDRITGEIEDLHERARRESAETMKAAGDRCDALIRAAEDQLKEAEAKAKDLVSEANSEASKVRIAAVRKAEGLLKEAEQKKATLIAEAEGIRSEAVREARAAVEEGKRELEVLVRRRQDINAEISRVQDVLEALESFEAPSSGKDGGVKAGAAVGSPRSGGKPSEG
- a CDS encoding ABC transporter permease produces the protein MAATQVLRSEWTKIRSVASTVWTLGLAALVTVVLGALISLLSKNEFDDMSTQDRLSFDPTYISFAGMSLGQLAMIVFGVLVVSNEYSTGMIRTSLAAVPRRGTFLLGKMAVATGLAFVVALVTSFAAFFLGQAVLGSHKASIGDPGVLRAVIGGGLYMTLIAVFSMGVATMLRSPMLSLGILMPFFFLISAVLGNVSATKKIGRFLPDQAGSKIMQVVAPLDDDVPYGPWGGLGIMALWVVLAVAGGYVMLKRRDA
- a CDS encoding ATP/GTP-binding protein; translation: MSPRRNRPRADGSGRSADEDPSGRYGGWQSSESWQGESWSVRHVAGASAQGKTYRCPGCDQQIPSGVPHVVAWPEHSGVDERRHWHKACWNAKDRRTTRVQRSRNAPRF
- a CDS encoding ABC transporter permease subunit, which encodes MSTPQPQTHQQAAPAPNWQQAPGTSYTSPIPIVRTHLGHALASEWTKIKSVRSTVWTLGVFLLLVVGIGLLVAANTSDNDYGDVPYTIPAFFGLILGQICLITLGVLVVSSEYGTGMIRTTFTASPQRHRVLTAKLLIFFAVAFVVSALAIGFVGLITSGLHSGASDTAWGGTVLKGALYVSLLGVLALAVGSMLRHSAGAITAMLGLVLVPAILPAFLMISDSMRTLGEKMMDYAAPNALAKIFELDTDNGTGGPQLLLLVCVTAAAIAGAYTLLERRDV
- the mce gene encoding methylmalonyl-CoA epimerase, which produces MLTRIDHIGIACFDLDATVEFYRATYGFEVFHSEVNEEQGVREAMLKINETSDGGASYLQLLEPTREDSAVGKWLAKNGEGVHHIAFGTADVDADAAAVRGKGVRVLYDEPRRGSMGSRITFLHPKDCHGVLTELVTSAPVESLEH
- a CDS encoding cellulose-binding protein, which produces MSDTSPYGFELVRRGYDRAQVDERISKLVSDRDSALARITALEKRIEELHLETQNAQAQVSDAEPSYAGLGARVEKILRLAEEEAKDLREEARRASEQHRELAESAAQQVRNDAESFAADRKSKAEDEGVRIVEKAKSDASQLRQEATKDAQSKREEADALFEETRAKAAQAAADFETNLAKRREQSERDLASRQAKAEKRLAEIEHRAEQLRLEAEKLRTDAERRARQTVETAQRQAEDIVADANAKADRIRSESERELAALTNRRDSINAQLTNVREMLATLTGAAVAAAGAPEDEPATRGVPAQQSR
- a CDS encoding ABC transporter ATP-binding protein, with the translated sequence MIEVEGLSKRYGEKTAVNRLTFAVRPGIVTGFLGPNGAGKSTTMRMMLGLDRPTAGDVRIDGQHYDRLDDPLKHIGALLDAKAVHGGRSAFNHLLCLAQSNGIPRGRVHEVLDTVGLTAVARKKAKGFSLGMGQRLGIAGALLGDPRILMFDEPVNGLDPEGIHWIRNLMKSLAAQGRTVFVSSHLMSEMALTADHLVVIGQGRLLADTSMAGFIRENSRSYVRIRSPQRELLLDVLHRAGITAVEAGGETLEVDGRRPQDIGELAAQHRIVLHELSPQQASLEEAFMRLTAESVEYHAHAGPSLGDPPPTAVPPPPRREPWGDDRKKG
- a CDS encoding ABC transporter ATP-binding protein, whose product is MIEAVGLTKRYGDKTAVYNLSFQVRPGSVTGFLGPNGSGKSTTMRMILGLDNPSAGQVTIGGHPYRRLPNAPRQVGALLDAKAVHGGRHARNHLLCLAQLSGIPARRVDEVLGVVGLQDVAKKRSKGFSLGMGQRLGIAAALLGDPQVLLFDEPINGLDPEGILWVRNLMKSLAAEGRTVFVSSHLMSEMAVTADHLIVIGRGQLLADMSVRDFISHNSADFARVRTPGTDPAQREKLTAALTEAGGQVMPEQDGGLRVTGLPLPRISDLAHDADVRLWELSPHQASLEEAYMRMTQGSVDYRSTTDQRAGLQQQLPPGMVPQPQMPVPGQGQPGWYAPPSPQQGGQPFAMPQGQPPAGPYGAPGVPGAGEPNPYAQPAQPAPAQPAPVQPPAAPAQPSAAPDLTKPEDAR